The sequence ggaggggggatcaggatggggaatacatgtaaatccatggctgattcatgtcaatgtatgacaaaaaccactacaatattgtaaagtaattagcctccaactaataaaaataaatggaaaaaaaagaaaaaaataaagtgtagaataaaaaaaacccacaccTATCATATATACATTATTACTATATgcataattttacagatgaggaaagaggcATAAAGAATTTGATTCACTTTCCCATGGTCACCCACCTAGTAAATGACAGAATATGATATGAACTGAGGTAAGGCCCCTTTATGTAAAgtaatatttccttattttagcaatttatggtttttcttttataatttatattgttaTTAAATTATAAAGTTCTGAAGGCAGTAATTATGTTTTATGGTCTTTTGTATTTTCACATCAACAAACAcaaattttttaagttgaaaagcaCTAGGCAAAACATAGGggattccctgggggctcagacagtaaaatatCTGCTTGCGAtccaggagacctaggtttgatccctaggttgtgaagatcccatggacaagggaatggctattcactccagtattcttgcctggagaatcccatgggcagaggacccgggcaagctacagtccatagggttgcaaagagttggacaagactgaacaaataacactttcacttttcaggcaaAACATAACAGTTGTTAATAAGGCCTATATTCGAGTAGGTAGGATCCATTATAAGCCTTGAAGAAAGAAGCATCCTGACTGAAATTATGTTTGTGAAAATTTGAAGCTACTTCAACAATGCTTACAAACTTGGAAAAGAACTCAGAGAGAAAATTGGAAATTGCAATCATTCTATTGGGAAAAATAGCCTGAAAAGAGTTGATTAAGGATATTGGGGTTATAAaggaatagtcattggaaggactgatgctgaagctgaagctccaatactttggccacctgatgcgaagagctgactcactggaaaagaccctgatgctgggaaaggttgaaggctggaggagaaggggatgacagaggatgagatggttggatggcatcaccaacgcgatggacatgagtttgagtaagctccaggagttggtgatggacagggaagcctggcgtgctgcagtccacagggttgcgaagggttggacatgactgagtgactgaactgaactgataggaacAGTTACAGGGATTAGTGATACACTTTTCTCTGTCCATGCTAAATACCAATGAATTTAGGAGCCCATACTGCCTTAGGTGCATGCAAaatgaagtgaatgaatgagaagtATTTTGTACTTAAGGGattatagacttttttttctattaaatggagTTAAATTTGTCTTAAACACAATAAATGCCAAGAGAACTTCCTGTCTGCAAGTTTACATTTCAAACAGTTTCATACTGTTCCTAAAGTAAGTTACATTGGCGCAAATTTACAGAGTAAATATGCCATGTGTTTTACTCTGGAATGTATTGTCACAGAAATgtcaaatgagaaagaaataagtGCATAACAAGCAAGCAGAGGAATTTGATAGGTGTGATGATAGGTCTAATCTATTTCTATATTGCTTTCTTTCCACTGCACTTTTCAACAGCCCTTTCAATAGCTGGTTTTTGTCTTAGTGGAGATGTGAATAGATGCAGAGAGGAATCCCAAACATGGAACTGATTGTTCCTCACTTAATAAATTTAGTTATATGTCAAAATGTCTACAGAATGCAGTTCTGACGCCCATAGCCTTGTGGAAGTTTCGACCAAGGGCATTCTTCACCTCATTATTTCTCAAGCTGTAGATGATGGGGTTCAGCATGGGAGTTACAACTGTGTAGCACAGTGATAGCACTTTTTTGCTCTCAGGAGAACTATTGGACTTAGGCCGAAAGTAGGTGAGGCTTAAAGATACATAGAAGAGGGAGACAACAAGGAGGTGGGATGAGCAGGTAGAGAAGGCTTTATGCTTCCCATTTGCTGATGGAATCTTCAGGATGGCAGCAGCAATGCGAGTGTAGGAACATAGGATCAGCAAACAGGGTATCATGACAACCAGAATGGTTCCAATGATGGCATAGACCTCAAACAGTGCTGTGTCTGCACAGACCAGCCTCAGCACAGGCGGgctgtcacagaagaagtggttcACCTTGTTGATGCCACAGAATGGAAAGCTGAAGAGCCACGTGGTCTGCACAGTAGCTACAGGAATGCCTGGAAACCAGGAGACAGCTGCCAGTTTGGCACGTGTCCTTGGATTCATGATGACTGGGTAGTGCAAGGGACTGCAGATGGctacatagcggtcataggccatggtgGCCAGGAGGAAGCATTCAGAAACcccaaagaagaagaggaaatacaTCTGAGTGGCACAGCCAAGAAAGGAGATGGTTGTGCCCTGGGCAACCAGGGTCCCCAGCATCTTGGGCACAATGACCAGGTTGAAGCCAATCTCtaaaaaggacaaattcctgaggaagaagtacatggggctGTGCAGCATGGGGTCAGCCAAGGTAACCAGAATGATGAGGCTGTTTCCCAGTAGAGTGACCAGGTAGATGAGCAGAAATGTCAGGAAGAGCACTGACTGTATTTCAGTAGGTAAGGAAGAGAAACTCAGGAGGATAAACTCACTTACTCTTGTCCAGTTTCCTTCAGCCATTGATATAGGAATGACCCCCCAGCTGTGGTCATGGTGAGAGACTCTTGATTGGAAGAGTCAGATTCTAGATTGTTGTTGGGATTCCTTTTAGTGTCAGGGAAAGAAGCACAATCAGGATCTCAGCTGTAAGGGAAAAGGTCTTGCGTTATCTGAGAAAAAAGACACAAGGAAGAAAGACCAGAGCCTGGGTTCTGCAATGGGCAATGTCTCATCTTTCCCCAGTCTTACTCTTTATGCTTCATTTCCCACTTTGTTACTGTGTTTGCTAAAACAATTTGGATCATATCCACACACACTTATTTCCTGATGCACACTTAATACCCTCATACTGTGGTTAAGTGAGAGGGGTCCTAAGGCAATTGGGTggagtcagaaggaaaaacaatagaaaatttcTATTTATACCTATTATGTCTCCCCCTTCTTCAAAGATTCATGGTGTTTGATTCTCCACCTATTACTAGAAAGaatgataactttaaaaaagcatttatttatttgtttattcatttatttggctgtgcagtgtcttatttgcagcatgagggatgtagttccctgatcaggaatctaacttggccacctgcattgggagggcagattcttagccactggaccaccaaggaagtcccagtaattacttttttgtacatttttaaggACTGTAATCCTAAAAGAACTTGAGAGggtatataaatagaaaaattcaacTGTTTTATCATGTTTTGTTTTGAGGTGACTCAAAGTAGTAGAAAAAGTGGCAAGGAGATGCAAAGAAAGGATGTAGCAGTTTTAAGGCAAGTTTGCCccctttttaatgtaaaaacagTAGAGTACTTCATGTCATCTAATGCTTATTCTTTCTTGTCTCATCAGATTATGAGGTGACTACCTTAGGATATTTCTCCTCAGTCCAGCAAAGTTATAATTGACAGTTGATTATCAGGACCCAGAATATCCACTggctaaaaattaaaatctgagaGGAGTATTTTAATATACCTAAGTAGATAGTGAGTGTGTCCCAAGAGTTCCAACTACTACTCTTTCTAGACTGGAcaaatcaaaaaaaagaaaaagaaacagattctcacAAAAATTCTGCAAAAATTATGAGGAACATTAGAGTCAACCTGCAAGAAAAACTGTTTTGTGTAAACAACCTGGTTTATATGAATAAGAGATAGAGCCTTCAATGATAtgaaaaaattcaatatatattctACTTCTTTTGTGGCACTGGTGATATGATGATTGATTGCCTCCTTTAACTTTAGAATCTAATGAAGGAGATATTCAAATAATCAATTATATTAAATCACAATGAAGGGCATGATACAGGAAATATATAGTACCTTGGGTGGGATGTATGAGAAATAGGAGTGCCTACTGCAGTCTATGAAGGCTTTTCTAGGCAACAGGGCTGAATATGAAGTTTGCTAAAAGACAGGCAAAACATCTAGGGTGCTGTATGAAATTATGAAGTTTAATCAAGAATAAATGActaggaaaaatatcaaaataactaAGCTAACACTTGAACTGAAAGTATTCCTCAgtatacaacaaaataaatggaaatata comes from Cervus elaphus chromosome 1, mCerEla1.1, whole genome shotgun sequence and encodes:
- the LOC122701899 gene encoding olfactory receptor 10A5-like, whose protein sequence is MAEGNWTRVSEFILLSFSSLPTEIQSVLFLTFLLIYLVTLLGNSLIILVTLADPMLHSPMYFFLRNLSFLEIGFNLVIVPKMLGTLVAQGTTISFLGCATQMYFLFFFGVSECFLLATMAYDRYVAICSPLHYPVIMNPRTRAKLAAVSWFPGIPVATVQTTWLFSFPFCGINKVNHFFCDSPPVLRLVCADTALFEVYAIIGTILVVMIPCLLILCSYTRIAAAILKIPSANGKHKAFSTCSSHLLVVSLFYVSLSLTYFRPKSNSSPESKKVLSLCYTVVTPMLNPIIYSLRNNEVKNALGRNFHKAMGVRTAFCRHFDI